A window of the Cygnus atratus isolate AKBS03 ecotype Queensland, Australia chromosome 4, CAtr_DNAZoo_HiC_assembly, whole genome shotgun sequence genome harbors these coding sequences:
- the LOC118260592 gene encoding N-acetyltransferase family 8 member 3-like, with protein MAPYRIRQYQDQDYDAVRSLFARGINEHAPAVYRHVLRSARMQLALLALFTVVRAAASCWLLALGAAALALAAAWPLLRSFSTSYVHQALHTDLLDIRATYMRAPDSCFWVAEAGGAVVGMVAVAPPQDPSQRGVALELKRMSVSKDYRGRGISKALCREVLRFAQARGYGAVMLYTSVVQVVAQRLYEGQGFRKVGTSSPSLLASLLCFQIFQYRCDLPGRPPSPAPPR; from the coding sequence ATGGCGCCCTACCGCATCCGGCAGTACCAGGACCAGGACTACGACGCCGTGCGGTCCCTCTTTGCCCGCGGCATCAATGAGCACGCGCCGGCCGTGTACCGGCATGTCCTGCGCTCGGCGCGGatgcagctggctctgctcgCCCTCTTCACCGTGGTGCGGGCGGCcgccagctgctggctgctggcgcTGGGGGCCGCAGCGCTGGCACTGGCGGCCGCCTGGCCCCTGCTCCGCTCCTTCAGCACGTCCTACGTGCACCAGGCGCTGCACACCGACCTCCTCGACATCCGCGCCACCTACATGCGGGCGCCCGACTCCTGCTTCTGGGTGGCGGAGGCCGGGGGGGCCGTGGTGGGCATGGTGGCCGTGGCACCGCCGCAGGACCCGTCCCAGAGAGGGGTGGCCCTGGAGCTGAAGCGCATGTCAGTCAGCAAGGACTACCGGGGCCGGGGCATCTCCAAAGCGCtctgcagggaggtgctgcGCTTCGCCCAGGCGCGGGGCTACGGGGCGGTCATGCTCTACACCTCCGTGGTGCAGGTGGTGGCCCAGCGGCTCTACGAGGGCCAGGGCTTCAGGAAGGTGGGCACCTCCAGCCCCTCGCTGCTCGCCAGCCTCCTCTGCTTCCAGATCTTCCAGTACCGCTGCGACCTGCCCGGCCGCCCTCCgtccccggccccgccgcgctaG
- the LOC118260593 gene encoding probable N-acetyltransferase camello, which translates to MGSERRGGGQAAAAGGGRGRAMADYRIRPYRDEDYEAVREVFATGMNEYVPALCLHVLRQPWVLLVLGCVFCLLLASSRSLLLPVLALTLLLALGRQLLGCAWSTYIERCLGDDLRDIRAAYMESPGARFWVAEADERVVGTVGVRPAGGEELALKRMAVRKDYRGRGIAAALGRTALAFARQQRGCRAVVLNTMMLQHEARALYERLGFHRHRHYLLPTAYGRLANCTVTTYRYDLP; encoded by the exons ATGGGCAGCGAGCGCCgcggcggcgggcaggcggcggcggcgggcggcgggcgcg GGCGCGCCATGGCAGACTACCGGATCCGTCCGTACCGCGACGAGGATTACGAGGCGGTGCGCGAGGTCTTCGCCACCGGCATGAACGAGTACGTGCCGGCGCTGTGCCTGCACGTGCTGCggcagccctgggtgctgctggtgctgggctgcgtcttctgcctgctgctcGCCAGCTcccgctccctgctgctgcccgtCCTGGCCCTGacgctgctgctggccctgggcaggcagctcctgggctgcgCCTGGAGCACCTACATCGAGCGCTGCCTCGGGGACGACCTGCGGGACATCCGGGCCGCCTACATGGAGAGCCCCGGCGCCCGCTTCTGGGTGGCGGAGGCGGATGAGCGGGTGGTGGGCACGGTGGGCGTGCGGCCGGCCGGCGGCGAGGAGCTGGCGCTGAAGCGGATGGCGGTGCGCAAGGACTACCGGGGCAGGGGCATCGCGGCGGCGCTGGGACGCACCGCCCTGGCCTTCGCGCGGCAGCAGCGCGGCTGTCGGGCCGTGGTGCTCAACACCATGATGCTGCAGCACGAGGCGCGCGCCCTCTACGAGCGCCTGGGCTTCCACCGGCACCGCCACTACCTCCTGCCCACCGCCTACGGCCGCCTGGCCAACTGCACCGTCACCACCTACCGCTACGACCTGCCCTGA